One Ostrea edulis chromosome 2, xbOstEdul1.1, whole genome shotgun sequence genomic region harbors:
- the LOC125679069 gene encoding stromal interaction molecule 1-like isoform X8 has product MNSDRSLLWLSKMTATFCVTVCVFIIFTAVGNTVNLTNKSHSLSSFETHNSDGQFVIVCDEKDIVCKRDNISLEAVYEIHRLIDDDQNGNVDQSESDEFMRDELQYKDGSNERLSIFHGNDKLISVEDLWHAWKKSQVYNWTVEQVTDWLERHVELNQYVATFNSAKIDGTMLPSIAIQNNNFTRNVLKIKNAIHRQKISVKAMDLILFGPPKEKPNYVKDVILITSLIIALMGCSIAYTFHKSSKFQMKKVMEEMENLQKAEDSLMQLQDKLTQAEEKQKSAYQEKETLEMRYQDEIDLAKREAEKLRKEREAGKLEENSVLTLAEQELEQVRAALRRAERELEKEIRSIPPELQEWLQLTYETEQMYFNIKKREAEKQLEQAREECKKIQKKRGALFGPLRMAPSNSIDQFDNKIDIARHALDEVRKCLTEKSQRWHNIEMLCGFPIINNPGKEQLLQSLFLETGGNNVSYNIQQLGSLNVDEAELDEDPQFGYNMSVRPRPKALVGSSSSLARVGHAGSTNSLSRPGHIGSRLVESPVSLLSETTSIVSDSDRVLFNLDESSSDSPSSSEMEKPTDNTRTEDSDSDSKGTKHSFPLVTNGGVVNRPRSATHERERDSTGNNSLPSSSRLISHNSSPSLMPKSQSELNMKLMVTSVSVDNSEKLDSERQENKKKRNQFLKLFKKKKA; this is encoded by the exons ATGAACTCGGACCGTTCTTTGCTCTGGCTTTCAAAAATGACAGCTACCTTCTGTGTGACAGTGTGTGTGTTCATTATATTTACTGCAGTCGGTAACACTGTCAACTTAACAAACAAAAGTCATTCTCTAAGTTCCTTTGAGACGCACAATTCGGATGGACAGTTTGTGATCG TGTGCGATGAGAAGGACATTGTATGTAAGCGAGACAATATCAGTCTAGAAGCTGTGTATGAAATCCACCGTCTCATAGATGATGATCAGAATGGCAATGTTGACCAGTCGGAAAGCGATGAA tttatgaGAGATGAACTTCAGTACAAGGATGGTTCAAATGAGAGGTTGTCCATTTTCCATGGCAATGATAAGTTGATAAGTGTGGAGGATTTATGGCATGCTTGGAAGAAATCGCAAG TTTACAACTGGACGGTTGAGCAGGTGACCGATTGGCTGGAGAGACATGTGGAGCTCAATCAGTATGTGGCTACCTTCAACTCCGCCAAAATCGATGGCACCATGCTACCAAG cATTGCAATTCAGAATAACAACTTCACAAGGAatgtcttgaaaattaaaaatgccATTCACCGACAGAAAATTTCAGTGAAGGCCATGGACCTCATCCTGTTTGGTCCACCAAAAG aaaagCCTAACTATGTGAAGGATGTGATCCTGATTACCTCCCTTATCATCGCTTTAATGGGATGCAGCATTGCCTACACATTCCACAAATCCTCCAAATTTCAGATGAAGAAGGTGATGGAGGAGATGGAGAACCTACAGAAAGCTGAGGACTCCCTGATGCAGCTTCAGGATAA ACTAACGCAAGCAGAAGAAAAACAGAAATCAGCATATCAAGAAAAAGAAACCTTGGAAATGAGATACCAAGATGAAATTGATCTGGCCAAG AGAGAGGCAGAAAAACTTAGAAAAGAGAGAGAAGCAGGAAAGTTGGAGGAAAATTCGGTGCTTACTCTGGCAGAGCAGGAGCTAGAACAG GTGAGAGCAGCTCTTCGGAGGGCAGAGAGAGAACTGGAGAAAGAAATCCGCTCCATTCCACCAGAACTTCAGGAATGGCTACAGCTGACATATGAAACAGAACAAATGTACTTCAACATCAAGAAGAGGGAGGCAGAGAAGCAGTTGGAACAAGCCAGGGAAGAG TGCAAAAAAATTCAGAAGAAGAGGGGGGCATTGTTTGGACCTCTTAGGATGGCCCCAAGTAATTCCATCGACCagtttgataataaaatagatATTGCCAG ACATGCTCTTGATGAAGTAAGGAAATGTTTAACAGAGAAATCCCAGAGATGGCATAATATAGAAATGTTGTGTGGATTTCCCATCATCAACAATCCTGGGAAAGAACAACTGTTACAATCACTCTTTCTAGAAACAG GTGGAAATAATGTCAGTTACAATATCCAACAGCTGGGGAGCTTGAATGTCGATGAAGCGGAACTGGATGAAGATCCACAGTTCG GGTACAACATGTCTGTACGACCACGACCGAAAGCCCTGGTGGGTAGCAGTTCATCACTGGCCCGGGTGGGACATGCTGGCAGCACAAATTCTCTGAGCCGACCTGGGCATATTGGCAGCCGTTTAGTGGAAAGTCCGGTATCTCTGCTGTCTGAGACAACGAGCATCGTTTCTGATTCAGATAGAGTTCTGTTCAACCTGGATGAGAG TTCATCAGATTCACCATCGTCCTCCGAGATGGAAAAACCCACTGACAATACCCGTACAGAGGACTCCGACTCGGACTCCAAAGGGACCAAACACAGCTTTCCTCTCGTAACAAACGGAGGAGTGGTGAATCGGCCGCGATCAGCCACGCACGAGAGAGAACGAGACAGTACGGGGAACAACAGCCTGCCTTCCAGTTCACGACTGATATCCCACAATTCCAGTCCCTCACTGATGCCAAAGTCGCAGTCAGAACTCAACATGAAACTAATGGTGACCTCTGTGAGTGTGGACAATAGTGAAAAACTTGATTCAGAGAGACAAGAAAACAAGAAGAAACGAAATCAGTTCCTCAAActgtttaaaaagaaaaaagcaTAG
- the LOC125679069 gene encoding stromal interaction molecule 1-like isoform X6 → MNSDRSLLWLSKMTATFCVTVCVFIIFTAVGNTVNLTNKSHSLSSFETHNSDGQFVIVCDEKDIVCKRDNISLEAVYEIHRLIDDDQNGNVDQSESDEFMRDELQYKDGSNERLSIFHGNDKLISVEDLWHAWKKSQVYNWTVEQVTDWLERHVELNQYVATFNSAKIDGTMLPSIAIQNNNFTRNVLKIKNAIHRQKISVKAMDLILFGPPKEKPNYVKDVILITSLIIALMGCSIAYTFHKSSKFQMKKVMEEMENLQKAEDSLMQLQDKLTQAEEKQKSAYQEKETLEMRYQDEIDLAKREAEKLRKEREAGKLEENSVLTLAEQELEQVRAALRRAERELEKEIRSIPPELQEWLQLTYETEQMYFNIKKREAEKQLEQAREECKKIQKKRGALFGPLRMAPSNSIDQFDNKIDIARHALDEVRKCLTEKSQRWHNIEMLCGFPIINNPGKEQLLQSLFLETGGNNVSYNIQQLGSLNVDEAELDEDPQFAMFYSSSMTNGYSRPSLYTGYNMSVRPRPKALVGSSSSLARVGHAGSTNSLSRPGHIGSRLVESPVSLLSETTSIVSDSDRVLFNLDESSSDSPSSSEMEKPTDNTRTEDSDSDSKGTKHSFPLVTNGGVVNRPRSATHERERDSTGNNSLPSSSRLISHNSSPSLMPKSQSELNMKLMVTSVSVDNSEKLDSERQENKKKRNQFLKLFKKKKA, encoded by the exons ATGAACTCGGACCGTTCTTTGCTCTGGCTTTCAAAAATGACAGCTACCTTCTGTGTGACAGTGTGTGTGTTCATTATATTTACTGCAGTCGGTAACACTGTCAACTTAACAAACAAAAGTCATTCTCTAAGTTCCTTTGAGACGCACAATTCGGATGGACAGTTTGTGATCG TGTGCGATGAGAAGGACATTGTATGTAAGCGAGACAATATCAGTCTAGAAGCTGTGTATGAAATCCACCGTCTCATAGATGATGATCAGAATGGCAATGTTGACCAGTCGGAAAGCGATGAA tttatgaGAGATGAACTTCAGTACAAGGATGGTTCAAATGAGAGGTTGTCCATTTTCCATGGCAATGATAAGTTGATAAGTGTGGAGGATTTATGGCATGCTTGGAAGAAATCGCAAG TTTACAACTGGACGGTTGAGCAGGTGACCGATTGGCTGGAGAGACATGTGGAGCTCAATCAGTATGTGGCTACCTTCAACTCCGCCAAAATCGATGGCACCATGCTACCAAG cATTGCAATTCAGAATAACAACTTCACAAGGAatgtcttgaaaattaaaaatgccATTCACCGACAGAAAATTTCAGTGAAGGCCATGGACCTCATCCTGTTTGGTCCACCAAAAG aaaagCCTAACTATGTGAAGGATGTGATCCTGATTACCTCCCTTATCATCGCTTTAATGGGATGCAGCATTGCCTACACATTCCACAAATCCTCCAAATTTCAGATGAAGAAGGTGATGGAGGAGATGGAGAACCTACAGAAAGCTGAGGACTCCCTGATGCAGCTTCAGGATAA ACTAACGCAAGCAGAAGAAAAACAGAAATCAGCATATCAAGAAAAAGAAACCTTGGAAATGAGATACCAAGATGAAATTGATCTGGCCAAG AGAGAGGCAGAAAAACTTAGAAAAGAGAGAGAAGCAGGAAAGTTGGAGGAAAATTCGGTGCTTACTCTGGCAGAGCAGGAGCTAGAACAG GTGAGAGCAGCTCTTCGGAGGGCAGAGAGAGAACTGGAGAAAGAAATCCGCTCCATTCCACCAGAACTTCAGGAATGGCTACAGCTGACATATGAAACAGAACAAATGTACTTCAACATCAAGAAGAGGGAGGCAGAGAAGCAGTTGGAACAAGCCAGGGAAGAG TGCAAAAAAATTCAGAAGAAGAGGGGGGCATTGTTTGGACCTCTTAGGATGGCCCCAAGTAATTCCATCGACCagtttgataataaaatagatATTGCCAG ACATGCTCTTGATGAAGTAAGGAAATGTTTAACAGAGAAATCCCAGAGATGGCATAATATAGAAATGTTGTGTGGATTTCCCATCATCAACAATCCTGGGAAAGAACAACTGTTACAATCACTCTTTCTAGAAACAG GTGGAAATAATGTCAGTTACAATATCCAACAGCTGGGGAGCTTGAATGTCGATGAAGCGGAACTGGATGAAGATCCACAGTTCG CCATGTTTTATTCATCTTCGATGACAAATGGTTATTCACGACCATCCCTGTACACAG GGTACAACATGTCTGTACGACCACGACCGAAAGCCCTGGTGGGTAGCAGTTCATCACTGGCCCGGGTGGGACATGCTGGCAGCACAAATTCTCTGAGCCGACCTGGGCATATTGGCAGCCGTTTAGTGGAAAGTCCGGTATCTCTGCTGTCTGAGACAACGAGCATCGTTTCTGATTCAGATAGAGTTCTGTTCAACCTGGATGAGAG TTCATCAGATTCACCATCGTCCTCCGAGATGGAAAAACCCACTGACAATACCCGTACAGAGGACTCCGACTCGGACTCCAAAGGGACCAAACACAGCTTTCCTCTCGTAACAAACGGAGGAGTGGTGAATCGGCCGCGATCAGCCACGCACGAGAGAGAACGAGACAGTACGGGGAACAACAGCCTGCCTTCCAGTTCACGACTGATATCCCACAATTCCAGTCCCTCACTGATGCCAAAGTCGCAGTCAGAACTCAACATGAAACTAATGGTGACCTCTGTGAGTGTGGACAATAGTGAAAAACTTGATTCAGAGAGACAAGAAAACAAGAAGAAACGAAATCAGTTCCTCAAActgtttaaaaagaaaaaagcaTAG
- the LOC125679069 gene encoding stromal interaction molecule 1-like isoform X5 translates to MNSDRSLLWLSKMTATFCVTVCVFIIFTAVGNTVNLTNKSHSLSSFETHNSDGQFVIVCDEKDIVCKRDNISLEAVYEIHRLIDDDQNGNVDQSESDEFMRDELQYKDGSNERLSIFHGNDKLISVEDLWHAWKKSQVYNWTVEQVTDWLERHVELNQYVATFNSAKIDGTMLPRIIITWTRGNSRIAIQNNNFTRNVLKIKNAIHRQKISVKAMDLILFGPPKEKPNYVKDVILITSLIIALMGCSIAYTFHKSSKFQMKKVMEEMENLQKAEDSLMQLQDKLTQAEEKQKSAYQEKETLEMRYQDEIDLAKREAEKLRKEREAGKLEENSVLTLAEQELEQVRAALRRAERELEKEIRSIPPELQEWLQLTYETEQMYFNIKKREAEKQLEQAREECKKIQKKRGALFGPLRMAPSNSIDQFDNKIDIARHALDEVRKCLTEKSQRWHNIEMLCGFPIINNPGKEQLLQSLFLETGGNNVSYNIQQLGSLNVDEAELDEDPQFGYNMSVRPRPKALVGSSSSLARVGHAGSTNSLSRPGHIGSRLVESPVSLLSETTSIVSDSDRVLFNLDESSSDSPSSSEMEKPTDNTRTEDSDSDSKGTKHSFPLVTNGGVVNRPRSATHERERDSTGNNSLPSSSRLISHNSSPSLMPKSQSELNMKLMVTSVSVDNSEKLDSERQENKKKRNQFLKLFKKKKA, encoded by the exons ATGAACTCGGACCGTTCTTTGCTCTGGCTTTCAAAAATGACAGCTACCTTCTGTGTGACAGTGTGTGTGTTCATTATATTTACTGCAGTCGGTAACACTGTCAACTTAACAAACAAAAGTCATTCTCTAAGTTCCTTTGAGACGCACAATTCGGATGGACAGTTTGTGATCG TGTGCGATGAGAAGGACATTGTATGTAAGCGAGACAATATCAGTCTAGAAGCTGTGTATGAAATCCACCGTCTCATAGATGATGATCAGAATGGCAATGTTGACCAGTCGGAAAGCGATGAA tttatgaGAGATGAACTTCAGTACAAGGATGGTTCAAATGAGAGGTTGTCCATTTTCCATGGCAATGATAAGTTGATAAGTGTGGAGGATTTATGGCATGCTTGGAAGAAATCGCAAG TTTACAACTGGACGGTTGAGCAGGTGACCGATTGGCTGGAGAGACATGTGGAGCTCAATCAGTATGTGGCTACCTTCAACTCCGCCAAAATCGATGGCACCATGCTACCAAG AATAATAATTACTTGGACCCGCGGCAATAGTCG cATTGCAATTCAGAATAACAACTTCACAAGGAatgtcttgaaaattaaaaatgccATTCACCGACAGAAAATTTCAGTGAAGGCCATGGACCTCATCCTGTTTGGTCCACCAAAAG aaaagCCTAACTATGTGAAGGATGTGATCCTGATTACCTCCCTTATCATCGCTTTAATGGGATGCAGCATTGCCTACACATTCCACAAATCCTCCAAATTTCAGATGAAGAAGGTGATGGAGGAGATGGAGAACCTACAGAAAGCTGAGGACTCCCTGATGCAGCTTCAGGATAA ACTAACGCAAGCAGAAGAAAAACAGAAATCAGCATATCAAGAAAAAGAAACCTTGGAAATGAGATACCAAGATGAAATTGATCTGGCCAAG AGAGAGGCAGAAAAACTTAGAAAAGAGAGAGAAGCAGGAAAGTTGGAGGAAAATTCGGTGCTTACTCTGGCAGAGCAGGAGCTAGAACAG GTGAGAGCAGCTCTTCGGAGGGCAGAGAGAGAACTGGAGAAAGAAATCCGCTCCATTCCACCAGAACTTCAGGAATGGCTACAGCTGACATATGAAACAGAACAAATGTACTTCAACATCAAGAAGAGGGAGGCAGAGAAGCAGTTGGAACAAGCCAGGGAAGAG TGCAAAAAAATTCAGAAGAAGAGGGGGGCATTGTTTGGACCTCTTAGGATGGCCCCAAGTAATTCCATCGACCagtttgataataaaatagatATTGCCAG ACATGCTCTTGATGAAGTAAGGAAATGTTTAACAGAGAAATCCCAGAGATGGCATAATATAGAAATGTTGTGTGGATTTCCCATCATCAACAATCCTGGGAAAGAACAACTGTTACAATCACTCTTTCTAGAAACAG GTGGAAATAATGTCAGTTACAATATCCAACAGCTGGGGAGCTTGAATGTCGATGAAGCGGAACTGGATGAAGATCCACAGTTCG GGTACAACATGTCTGTACGACCACGACCGAAAGCCCTGGTGGGTAGCAGTTCATCACTGGCCCGGGTGGGACATGCTGGCAGCACAAATTCTCTGAGCCGACCTGGGCATATTGGCAGCCGTTTAGTGGAAAGTCCGGTATCTCTGCTGTCTGAGACAACGAGCATCGTTTCTGATTCAGATAGAGTTCTGTTCAACCTGGATGAGAG TTCATCAGATTCACCATCGTCCTCCGAGATGGAAAAACCCACTGACAATACCCGTACAGAGGACTCCGACTCGGACTCCAAAGGGACCAAACACAGCTTTCCTCTCGTAACAAACGGAGGAGTGGTGAATCGGCCGCGATCAGCCACGCACGAGAGAGAACGAGACAGTACGGGGAACAACAGCCTGCCTTCCAGTTCACGACTGATATCCCACAATTCCAGTCCCTCACTGATGCCAAAGTCGCAGTCAGAACTCAACATGAAACTAATGGTGACCTCTGTGAGTGTGGACAATAGTGAAAAACTTGATTCAGAGAGACAAGAAAACAAGAAGAAACGAAATCAGTTCCTCAAActgtttaaaaagaaaaaagcaTAG